TTCTTCTTCTAATAAATGTTCTACTTTACACGCTTCTTCCTCGGCTCTTTTACTCGGTAAATTGAGAACTTTTTCAAAAAAAAGGCGAATGATGCGCCGTTTGCTCAAAACGTCGTTAATTAAAGCCCGCCCTTTTTCGGTGAAATGGTAAAATTTATTTTCATCTTCACGAATGTAGCCTTTTTTCACTAATTTGTGAATGGTAATCGAAACACTGCTGCGGCTGATATTAAGATATTTTGCAATGTCAACGCCGCGGACATAGCCGTTGCGCGCTAAAAGCTCGTGCATGGCCATCAGGTGGTGAACGCTGCTGTGCGTCAATTCGATTTCATCAAATTTTTTCCAGGTATCTTTAAGCATTTTTGCTTCCCAACAATTGTTAGTTAAGTATAACAGTAATTTAGTTAATTTAATTTGCATTGTCAATTTTCGAACCAAAAGTGGAATTCAATTTTTGTATTGAACGGCAACAAGTTAGCGTGTTTCCTTCAAGATATCTAAACGATTTAAGTGGAGGAGAAATCTATTCTTTGCCATGTTTTGAGAAGATTTCTCCTCGTCCGTTGGACGGACTCGTCGAAATGACAGGGGAGGCGCCTACCGGCAATCCGACGAGCACCACGCATCTGTCATTTGGACGACCGCTTCCCACTCTGTCATTTGGACGATCGCTTCCCACTCTGTAATTTCAACGATCGTCTCCCACTCTGTCATTTGGACGATCGCCCCCCCCACTCTGTCATTTCGACGAGCGCA
This sequence is a window from Caldithrix abyssi DSM 13497. Protein-coding genes within it:
- a CDS encoding metal-dependent transcriptional regulator; translation: MLKDTWKKFDEIELTHSSVHHLMAMHELLARNGYVRGVDIAKYLNISRSSVSITIHKLVKKGYIREDENKFYHFTEKGRALINDVLSKRRIIRLFFEKVLNLPSKRAEEEACKVEHLLEEETGQKLMNFIGFYLSERQEATAFKKALDQFIYDCNTVESCEFCELHCFFAGKKTVPSR